Proteins co-encoded in one Pelobates fuscus isolate aPelFus1 chromosome 5, aPelFus1.pri, whole genome shotgun sequence genomic window:
- the CEBPE gene encoding CCAAT/enhancer-binding protein epsilon isoform X2 yields MSHSSYYECEKRGQSSGYPRLAGNQTEMGGPLCDHETSVDLSTYIDTGEELLSDLFPMKQERLKGTYSYLPPEGIPSAALYGYPPSMAQERRLGGYESGGVIVKEESRGPHRGVCNTLQYQAAQCGQTAMHLPPPMEGVHPAIRVLKDPSSKGKKCLSKDSIEYRLRRERNNIAVRKSRDKAKRRNIETQQRALEFMAENEKLRIRVQQLTQELDALKGVFRQLPEAASLGKGSGGCS; encoded by the exons ATGTCCCACAGCAGTTACTATGAGTGTGAAAAGCGTGGTCAGAGTTCAGGATATCCTCGCTTGGCGGGAAACCAAACAGAAATGGGGGGCCCTCTCTGTGACCATGAGACCTCTGTGGATTTGTCCACGTATATTGACACAGGAGAGGAACTGTTGTCTGATCTGTTTCCTATGAAGCAggaaagacttaaagggacatacTCTTACTTACCTCCTGAGGGAATACCCTCAGCTGCCCTGTATGGATACCCCCCTAGCATGGCCCAGGAGCGCAGGTTAGGAGGGTATGAATCTGGAGGGGTGATCGTAAAGGAAGAATCACGTGGACCGCATAGGGGTGTGTGTAACACTCTGCAATACCAAGCCGCGCAGTGTGGGCAGACAGCGATGCATCTTCCTCCACCCATGGAAGGAGTGCACCCTGCAATAAGAGTACTTAAG GACCCATCCTCTAAAGGAAAGAAGTGCTTGAGCAAGGACAGCATTGAGTACCGCCTGCGCCGTGAGAGAAATAACATTGCAGTGCGAAAGAGCCGTGACAAAGCCAAACGCAGAAACATAGAAACTCAACAACGTGCGCTGGAATTCATGGCAGAGAATGAGAAACTGCGCATTCGTGTCCAGCAGCTGACTCAGGAGCTAGATGCGTTAAAGGGAGTTTTTAGGCAGCTACCTGAAGCAGCATCTCTTGGCAAGGGATCTGGTGGATGTAGCTGA
- the CEBPE gene encoding CCAAT/enhancer-binding protein epsilon isoform X1 produces MSHSSYYECEKRGQSSGYPRLAGNQTEMGGPLCDHETSVDLSTYIDTGEELLSDLFPMKQERLKGTYSYLPPEGIPSAALYGYPPSMAQERRLGGYESGGVIVKEESRGPHRGVCNTLQYQAAQCGQTAMHLPPPMEGVHPAIRVLKGTLPGMLSAPSLKDPSSKGKKCLSKDSIEYRLRRERNNIAVRKSRDKAKRRNIETQQRALEFMAENEKLRIRVQQLTQELDALKGVFRQLPEAASLGKGSGGCS; encoded by the exons ATGTCCCACAGCAGTTACTATGAGTGTGAAAAGCGTGGTCAGAGTTCAGGATATCCTCGCTTGGCGGGAAACCAAACAGAAATGGGGGGCCCTCTCTGTGACCATGAGACCTCTGTGGATTTGTCCACGTATATTGACACAGGAGAGGAACTGTTGTCTGATCTGTTTCCTATGAAGCAggaaagacttaaagggacatacTCTTACTTACCTCCTGAGGGAATACCCTCAGCTGCCCTGTATGGATACCCCCCTAGCATGGCCCAGGAGCGCAGGTTAGGAGGGTATGAATCTGGAGGGGTGATCGTAAAGGAAGAATCACGTGGACCGCATAGGGGTGTGTGTAACACTCTGCAATACCAAGCCGCGCAGTGTGGGCAGACAGCGATGCATCTTCCTCCACCCATGGAAGGAGTGCACCCTGCAATAAGAGTACTTAAG GGTACTCTGCCTGGGATGTTATCTGCTCCCTCTCTGAAGGACCCATCCTCTAAAGGAAAGAAGTGCTTGAGCAAGGACAGCATTGAGTACCGCCTGCGCCGTGAGAGAAATAACATTGCAGTGCGAAAGAGCCGTGACAAAGCCAAACGCAGAAACATAGAAACTCAACAACGTGCGCTGGAATTCATGGCAGAGAATGAGAAACTGCGCATTCGTGTCCAGCAGCTGACTCAGGAGCTAGATGCGTTAAAGGGAGTTTTTAGGCAGCTACCTGAAGCAGCATCTCTTGGCAAGGGATCTGGTGGATGTAGCTGA